A stretch of the Ctenopharyngodon idella isolate HZGC_01 chromosome 14, HZGC01, whole genome shotgun sequence genome encodes the following:
- the bod1l1 gene encoding biorientation of chromosomes in cell division protein 1-like 1 isoform X4 has protein sequence MAALHPGDPQLVSMIVNHLKTEGLFDQFRRDCLADVDTKPAYLHLRQRVDNFVSNHLANHTWSPQLNKNQLRNSIRQLVQQSGMLEQGVDRIVAQVVDPKVHHTFRPQVERIVRKFLSPNSHVEEDELPPVAPPPLVENQELEPLTADDGIDAAASSSADVQIQTSVTDPIHDPTEDETMDISLPEEEEEHGAEMKDEPQEEPGKDGGEAEEEEKDAEMEEVKEEGDAGKENSSKSSGKTREENRETDSQKPCSVKQKTRERLREEYSLEDSDLEGLSDITVSSVHTSDLSSFEGDSDEDEPPSESTEEGEISSEDEGGQKTGDDSEGSREKKPRGVRQGYVHKPFLYSRYYSDSDDEVTVEQRRRSVAKEKEERLLKRQQNRERMEEKRRLRAAQNEEQDRKKQADQRPRAKEARKEKKFLEKKVALSRQRKRDSRKEDDRKKSDTEGDSANKDVKSVSLKSGRRLSDLEEQRKKKADGEEKLPDKNRVHSFILDLELGTEERQRTVGKAVRKDSHSKEKERKDKEKEKERSGGPDERLKHKLRKTGDAAGDTEKDGGAARGGAADEKKGAKVKPDRKSSVSSREIKTEAADEGNLKKGKTAVGEKEKSKVSGKSLRRLDSTGSSEERSEVETGSEVSRKKDKHPKEILKRSKSHPEAKPGEKLKVRSDRKDSSADKTQPQKSISENESDVRKVEAGPKVKSLSEKHKSKSQNPAAGKSDKKSETKTKAGSTEQKKEERKTSEEKAKVAKKTTEKKVPKDSERKSGDKESSAALEPTAVSSTTPLPDDPYGALSDVTPESEDEDAVVKEPRPLSAEADALLSLMDVCTSASELAARRETEADMKMKEAALTLLSMDPDIARSSDLISDSQVAMETLPTGTGSALYYPVTETNSESASGSSSQDAAASVATVEPMETEPLGLQEVTSEAGDERDKEKDSQMLTADATKSTLTVTADAAEPTQTLTADINESTQTLTADAAQPTQTLTADIESTQTLTADAAEPTQTLTADAAEPTQTLTADAAEPTQTLTADVNESTQTLTADAAEPVQTLTADVNESTQTLAADAAELMQTLTADAAESTLTVPADAAEPTQTLIADADEPVQTHTADTFESMQALTAGSSESTLTVTAGAAEPAQTLTAEAAESTLTVTAEAAEPAQTLNADPADPEQTLTAGAALSVQTFAADAAEPLQTIITDTPETVQTLSADMAESSAQALTEDAAESTTTVPADAAEPAQPLTADTKATETDEPVQTLMEYTAELVSPVSIDAAEPAQTHSAYTAEPAQMLTSDAAEAAQTLATDTVEPAQTLAADTKETDADEPMQTHTVDTVESAQTVTTDAAEPAQTLVADTVEPVQTRSADTKETDADEPMQTHTVDTVEPVQTVTTDAAEPAQTLVADTVEPVQTRSADTKGTDADEPTQTHAVDTVEPLQTVTTDAIEPAQTLVADTKETDADESTQSHTVDTVQPAQTVTTDAAEPAQTDSTDTGGASVSDEQEQKSSDASEMVTNQNCFIRRYYTEIMRVSLMTLSDQVEQTESGTRRGRSSAQRAAYQTQNDNEKEQTSNKECGDDDDDDEEEERSGVSRTPRRGRSSKASDAPQRETRSASQPKDAEPAVEEEPKEQGRRSRRSAAQSRDTPTVKPALKRKRSDELLCSPAEVKEEPEQSAKHRRDEANPSEDQDVSKASDEDEERKDEEDVTRKPARRGRPSKASSATDDSDTGASEKRDGEKEDDEEETKTRATTRAASRLEAEKNKPSKPSTRALSKLSGKEENSPNTRSVRGRKRDTSPPVSRTRGGQKPDDPPAKRTKR, from the exons ATGGCGGCGCTTCATCCCGGTGACCCGCAGCTGGTGTCGATGATCGTCAATCACCTGAAGACGGAGGGACTGTTCGATCAGTTCAGGAGGGACTGTCTGGCGGACGTGGATACAaag CCGGCGTATTTACACTTACGGCAGCGAGTCGACAACTTCGTGTCCAACCATCTGGCCAATCACACATGGAGTCCACAGCTGAACAAGAACCAGCTGAGAAACAGCATCAGACAGCTGGTCCAGCA GTCCGGTATGCTGGAGCAGGGAGTGGACAGGATCGTGGCTCAGGTCGTTGATCCGAAGGTCCATCACACCTTTCGGCCGCAGGTGGAGCGCATCGTCCGAAAGTTTCTGTCTCCAAACAGCCACGTGGAGGAGGATGAACTTCCTCCTGTAGCTCCGCCCCCTCTCGTGGAAAACCAGGAACTGGAACCGCTGACCGCAGATGATGGAATTGATGCCG CTGCGAGTTCCAGCGCTGATGTTCAGATCCAGACCAGTGTTACCGACCCGATCCATGATCCCACAGAGGACGAGACGATGGACATCAGCCTccctgaggaagaggaggagcacGGCGCAGAGATGAAGGACGAACCGCAGGAGGAGCCTGGGAAAGACGGTGGAGAAGCGGAAGAAGAGGAGAAGGACGCGGAGATGGAGGAGGTGAAGGAGGAGGGAGACGCGGGGAAAGAGAACAGCAGTAAATCCTCAGGGAAGACAAGAGAGGAGAACCGGGAAACGGACTCGCAGAAACCCTGCAGTGTCAAACAGAAGACCAGAGAGCGGCTGAGAGAGG aGTACTCGTTGGAGGACTCGGATCTGGAGGGTCTCAGTGACATCACCGTGAGTTCCGTCCACACCAGCGATCTGTCCTCGTTCGAGGGCGACAGCGATGAGGACGAGCCTCCGTCTGAGTCCACAGAGGAGGGAGAGATCAGCTCTGAGG atgagGGAGGACAGAAGACGGGTGACGACTCTGAGGGCAGCAGGGAGAAGAAGCCTCGCGGTGTGAGACAGGGATACGTACACAAACCCTTCCTGTACTCGCGCTACTACAGCGACTCTGATGACGAGGTGACGGTGGAGCAGCGCCGGCGATCTGTG GCCAAAGAAAAAGAGGAGCGTCTGCTGAAGCGGCAGCAGAACCGTGAGCGAATGGAGGAGAAACGCCGGCTGAGAGCAGCTCAGAATGAGGAACAGG ATCGGAAGAAACAGGCGGATCAGAGACCCCGAGCCAAAGAGGCTCGAAAAGAGAAGAAGTTCCTGGAGAAGAAGGTGGCTCTGagcagacagagaaagagagactcCAG AAAAGAGGACGACAGGAAGAAAAGTGACACTGAGGGTGATTCAGCGAACAAAGAT GTGAAGTCGGTGAGTCTGAAGTCAGGACGACGGCTGTCTGATCTGGAAGAGCAGCGTAAGAAGAAGGCAGATGGTGAGGAGAAACTCCCTGACAAAAACCGTGTTCACTCCTTCATCCTGGACCTGGAGCTGGGAACGGAGGAACGTCAGAGGACGGTCGGGAAAGCAGTTCGGAAAGACTCGCACTCCAAAGAAAAGGAGCGCAAGGATAAGGAGAAGGAAAAAGAGCGCAGCGGCGGCCCTGATGAGCGACTCAAGCACAAACTCAGGAAGACTGGAGACGCCGCTGGAGACACTGAGAAAGATGGAGGGGCTGCGAGAGGAGGAGCAGCTGATGAGAAGAAGGGGGCAAAGGTCAAGCCGGACAGGAAAAGTTCTGTGTCATCCCGAGAAATCAAGACGGAAGCTGCGGATGAAGGGAACCTAAAGAAAGGAAAGACGGCCGTGGGTGAGAAGGAGAAATCAAAGGTGAGCGGCAAAAGCCTCCGGCGTCTGGACTCCACCGGCTCTTCAGAGGAGAGGTCAGAGGTCGAGACAGGTTCGGAGGTCAGCCGGAAGAAAGACAAGCACCCTAAAGAGATTCTGAAGAGGTCAAAGAGCCATCCAGAGGCTAAACCGGGAGAGAAGCTCAAGGTGAGGTCGGACAGGAAGGATTCATCCGCAGACAAGACTCAACCGCAGAAATCCATCTCGGAAAATGAGAGCGACGTCCGAAAGGTGGAGGCAGGGCCGAAGGTCAAGTCCCTATCTGAGAAACACAAGTCTAAATCCCAGAATCCTGCTGCAGGCAAATCGGACAAAAAAAGTGAAACCAAGACTAAAGCAGGAAGCACAGAACAGAAGAAAGAGGAAAGGAAAACGTCGGAGGAGAAAGCAAAGGTTGCAAAGAAAACAACTGAGAAAAAGGTGCCAAAAGATTCCGAGAGGAAGTCAGGAGATAAGGAGAGTTCTGCCGCACTGGAACCCACAGCCGTCTCCAGTACCACACCTCTACCGGACGACCCTTACGGCGCCCTGAGCGACGTCACTCCCGAATCAGAGGACGAGGATGCGGTGGTCAAAGAGCCCCGCCCACTATCAGCAGAAGCCGACGCCCTCTTGAGCCTGATGGACGTCTGCACCTCCGCCTCGGAGCTGGCAGCCCGGCGGGAAACAGAGGCCGACATGAAGATGAAGGAAGCGGCGCTTACACTGCTCTCCATGGATCCGGATATCGCACGCTCCTCGGATCTCATATCAGATTCTCAGGTTGCCATGGAGACGCTCCCTACAGGCACAGGAAGTGCGTTGTATTACCCTGTGACTGAGACGAACAGTGAGTCCGCCAGCGGCTCCTCGTCCCAGGATGCAG CTGCATCTGTCGCCACAGTGGAACCCATGGAGACGGAGCCTCTCGGTTtgcaggaagtgacatcagag GCTGGTGATGAAAGAGACAAAGAGAAAGACTCACAAATGCTTACAGCAGATGCAACTAAATCCACATTGACGGTCACTGCAGATGCAGCTGAGCCAACGCAGACCCTCACTGCAGACATTAATGAGTCCACGCAGACCCTCACTGCAGACGCAGCCCAGCCAACGCAGACCCTCACTGCAGACATTGAGTCCACGCAGACCCTCACTGCAGATGCAGCTGAGCCAACGCAGACCCTCACTGCAGACGCAGCTGAGCCAACGCAGACCCTAACTGCAGACGCAGCTGAGCCAACGCAGACCCTCACTGCAGACGTTAATGAGTCTACGCAGACACTCACTGCAGACGCAGCTGAGCCAGTGCAGACCCTCACTGCAGACGTTAATGAGTCCACGCAGACACTCGCTGCAGACGCAGCCGAGTTAATGCAGACCCTCACTGCAGATGCAGCTGAATCCACACTGACAGTCCCTGCAGACGCAGCTGAGCCAACGCAGACCCTCATTGCAGACGCAGATGAGCCAGTGCAGACCCACACTGCAGACACATTCGAGTCCATGCAGGCCCTCACTGCAGGCTCTTCTGAATCCACATTGACAGTCACTGCAGGCGCAGCCGAGCCAGCGCAGACCCTCACTGCAGAAGCTGCTGAATCCACATTGACAGTCACTGCAGAAGCAGCTGAGCCAGCGCAGACCCTCAATGCAGACCCAGCTGATCCAGAGCAGACCCTCACTGCAGGTGCAGCATTGTCAGTGCAGACTTTTGCTGCAGATGCTGCTGAGCCCCTGCAGACCATCATTACAGACACTCCTGAGACAGTACAAACCCTCAGTGCAGACATGGCTGAGTCATCTGCGCAGGCCCTCACTGAAGACGCAGCTGAATCAACGACAACAGTCCCTGCAGATGCAGCTGAGCCTGCGCAGCCCCTCACTGCAGACACAAAGGCGACAGAGACAGATGAGCCTGTGCAGACCTTAATGGAATACACTGCAGAACTTGTGTCACCAGTCTCTATAGACGCAGCAGAGCCTGCACAGACCCACAGTGCATACACAGCAGAGCCTGCTCAGATGCTTACATCAGACGCAGCTGAGGCCGCACAGACCCTCGCCACAGATACAGTGGAGCCTGCGCAGACCCTCGCTGCAGACACAAAAGAGACTGATGCAGATGAGCCTATGCAGACTCATACAGTAGACACAGTTGAGTCTGCGCAGACAGTCACCACAGATGCAGCTGAGCCTGCGCAGACCCTCGTTGCAGATACAGTGGAGCCTGTGCAGACCCGCTCTGCAGACACAAAAGAGACTGATGCAGATGAGCCTATGCAGACTCATACGGTAGACACAGTTGAGCCTGTGCAGACAGTCACCACAGATGCAGCTGAGCCTGCGCAGACCCTTGTTGCAGATACAGTGGAGCCTGTGCAGACCCGCTCTGCAGACACAAAAGGGACTGATGCCGATGAGCCCACGCAGACTCATGCAGTAGACACAGTTGAGCCTCTGCAGACAGTCACCACAGATGCAATTGAGCCTGCGCAGACCCTTGTTGCAGACACAAAAGAGACTGATGCAGATGAGTCCACGCAGAGTCATACGGTAGACACAGTTCAACCTGCGCAGACAGTCACCACAGATGCAGCTGAGCCTGCGCAGACGGACTCTACAGACACAG GCGGTGCGTCTGTCTCAGACGAGCAGGAACAGAAGTCGTCAGACGCCTCCGAGATGGTAACGAATCAGAATTGTTTCATCAGAAGATATTATACAGAAATCATGCGCGTGTCATTAATGACTTTGTCTGATCAGGTGGAGCAGACTGAGAGTGGCACACGGAGAGGACGATCATCTGCTCAGAGggcag CATATCAAACCCAAAACGATAATGAAAAAGAGCAAACATCTAATAAAGAG tgtggtgatgatgatgatgatgatgaagaggaggagAGATCTGGAGTGAGCAGGACTCCACGCAGAGGAAGATCCTCCAAAGCATCTGATGCTCCACAGAGAGAAACGC GCTCTGCTTCACAACCGAAGGACGCGGAGCCAGCTGTAGAGGAGGAGCCAAAAGAG caGGGCCGAAGGAGTCGCCGCTCCGCTGCTCAGAGCAGAGACACTCCCACGG TGAAACCTGCACTGAAACGGAAGAGATCAGACGAGCTTCTCTGCTCACCAGCAGAGGTGAAGGAAGAACCAGAACAATCAGCCAAACACAGAAGAGATGAAG CAAATCCATCTGAAGATCAGGATGTGAGCAAAGCCAGCGATGAAGATGAGGAGAGGAAAGATGAGGAAGATGTGACT cgGAAACCTGCCCGCCGTGGACGACCCTCCAAAGCGTCCTCCGCCACTGATGACTCGG ATACAGGAGCATCAGAGAAAAGAGACGGAGAAAAGGAGGATGACGAAGAAGAGACCAAAACCCGAGCGACGACCCGCGCCGCGTCTCGTCTGGAGGCAGAGAA gaataAACCCAGCAAACCGTCCACTCGAGCTCTGAGTAAACTCAGCGGGAAAGAGGAAAACTCCCCGAACACacg atCGGTGAGAGGACGGAAGCGTGACACGAGTCCTCCGGTCTCTCGCACACGTGGAGGGCAGAAACCTGACGATCCACCTGCAAAAAGAACCAAACGATGA
- the bod1l1 gene encoding biorientation of chromosomes in cell division protein 1-like 1 isoform X6: protein MAALHPGDPQLVSMIVNHLKTEGLFDQFRRDCLADVDTKPAYLHLRQRVDNFVSNHLANHTWSPQLNKNQLRNSIRQLVQQSGMLEQGVDRIVAQVVDPKVHHTFRPQVERIVRKFLSPNSHVEEDELPPVAPPPLVENQELEPLTADDGIDAAASSSADVQIQTSVTDPIHDPTEDETMDISLPEEEEEHGAEMKDEPQEEPGKDGGEAEEEEKDAEMEEVKEEGDAGKENSSKSSGKTREENRETDSQKPCSVKQKTRERLREEYSLEDSDLEGLSDITVSSVHTSDLSSFEGDSDEDEPPSESTEEGEISSEDEGGQKTGDDSEGSREKKPRGVRQGYVHKPFLYSRYYSDSDDEVTVEQRRRSVAKEKEERLLKRQQNRERMEEKRRLRAAQNEEQDRKKQADQRPRAKEARKEKKFLEKKVALSRQRKRDSRKEDDRKKSDTEGDSANKDVKSVSLKSGRRLSDLEEQRKKKADGEEKLPDKNRVHSFILDLELGTEERQRTVGKAVRKDSHSKEKERKDKEKEKERSGGPDERLKHKLRKTGDAAGDTEKDGGAARGGAADEKKGAKVKPDRKSSVSSREIKTEAADEGNLKKGKTAVGEKEKSKVSGKSLRRLDSTGSSEERSEVETGSEVSRKKDKHPKEILKRSKSHPEAKPGEKLKVRSDRKDSSADKTQPQKSISENESDVRKVEAGPKVKSLSEKHKSKSQNPAAGKSDKKSETKTKAGSTEQKKEERKTSEEKAKVAKKTTEKKVPKDSERKSGDKESSAALEPTAVSSTTPLPDDPYGALSDVTPESEDEDAVVKEPRPLSAEADALLSLMDVCTSASELAARRETEADMKMKEAALTLLSMDPDIARSSDLISDSQVAMETLPTGTGSALYYPVTETNSESASGSSSQDAAASVATVEPMETEPLGLQEVTSEAGDERDKEKDSQMLTADATKSTLTVTADAAEPTQTLTADINESTQTLTADAAQPTQTLTADIESTQTLTADAAEPTQTLTADAAEPTQTLTADAAEPTQTLTADVNESTQTLTADAAEPVQTLTADVNESTQTLAADAAELMQTLTADAAESTLTVPADAAEPTQTLIADADEPVQTHTADTFESMQALTAGSSESTLTVTAGAAEPAQTLTAEAAESTLTVTAEAAEPAQTLNADPADPEQTLTAGAALSVQTFAADAAEPLQTIITDTPETVQTLSADMAESSAQALTEDAAESTTTVPADAAEPAQPLTADTKATETDEPVQTLMEYTAELVSPVSIDAAEPAQTHSAYTAEPAQMLTSDAAEAAQTLATDTVEPAQTLAADTKETDADEPMQTHTVDTVESAQTVTTDAAEPAQTLVADTVEPVQTRSADTKETDADEPMQTHTVDTVEPVQTVTTDAAEPAQTLVADTVEPVQTRSADTKGTDADEPTQTHAVDTVEPLQTVTTDAIEPAQTLVADTKETDADESTQSHTVDTVQPAQTVTTDAAEPAQTDSTDTGGASVSDEQEQKSSDASEMVEQTESGTRRGRSSAQRAAYQTQNDNEKEQTSNKECGDDDDDDEEEERSGVSRTPRRGRSSKASDAPQRETRKSRSCTRSSASQPKDAEPAVEEEPKEQGRRSRRSAAQSRDTPTVKPALKRKRSDELLCSPAEVKEEPEQSAKHRRDEANPSEDQDVSKASDEDEERKDEEDVTRKPARRGRPSKASSATDDSDTGASEKRDGEKEDDEEETKTRATTRAASRLEAEKNKPSKPSTRALSKLSGKEENSPNTRSVRGRKRDTSPPVSRTRGGQKPDDPPAKRTKR, encoded by the exons ATGGCGGCGCTTCATCCCGGTGACCCGCAGCTGGTGTCGATGATCGTCAATCACCTGAAGACGGAGGGACTGTTCGATCAGTTCAGGAGGGACTGTCTGGCGGACGTGGATACAaag CCGGCGTATTTACACTTACGGCAGCGAGTCGACAACTTCGTGTCCAACCATCTGGCCAATCACACATGGAGTCCACAGCTGAACAAGAACCAGCTGAGAAACAGCATCAGACAGCTGGTCCAGCA GTCCGGTATGCTGGAGCAGGGAGTGGACAGGATCGTGGCTCAGGTCGTTGATCCGAAGGTCCATCACACCTTTCGGCCGCAGGTGGAGCGCATCGTCCGAAAGTTTCTGTCTCCAAACAGCCACGTGGAGGAGGATGAACTTCCTCCTGTAGCTCCGCCCCCTCTCGTGGAAAACCAGGAACTGGAACCGCTGACCGCAGATGATGGAATTGATGCCG CTGCGAGTTCCAGCGCTGATGTTCAGATCCAGACCAGTGTTACCGACCCGATCCATGATCCCACAGAGGACGAGACGATGGACATCAGCCTccctgaggaagaggaggagcacGGCGCAGAGATGAAGGACGAACCGCAGGAGGAGCCTGGGAAAGACGGTGGAGAAGCGGAAGAAGAGGAGAAGGACGCGGAGATGGAGGAGGTGAAGGAGGAGGGAGACGCGGGGAAAGAGAACAGCAGTAAATCCTCAGGGAAGACAAGAGAGGAGAACCGGGAAACGGACTCGCAGAAACCCTGCAGTGTCAAACAGAAGACCAGAGAGCGGCTGAGAGAGG aGTACTCGTTGGAGGACTCGGATCTGGAGGGTCTCAGTGACATCACCGTGAGTTCCGTCCACACCAGCGATCTGTCCTCGTTCGAGGGCGACAGCGATGAGGACGAGCCTCCGTCTGAGTCCACAGAGGAGGGAGAGATCAGCTCTGAGG atgagGGAGGACAGAAGACGGGTGACGACTCTGAGGGCAGCAGGGAGAAGAAGCCTCGCGGTGTGAGACAGGGATACGTACACAAACCCTTCCTGTACTCGCGCTACTACAGCGACTCTGATGACGAGGTGACGGTGGAGCAGCGCCGGCGATCTGTG GCCAAAGAAAAAGAGGAGCGTCTGCTGAAGCGGCAGCAGAACCGTGAGCGAATGGAGGAGAAACGCCGGCTGAGAGCAGCTCAGAATGAGGAACAGG ATCGGAAGAAACAGGCGGATCAGAGACCCCGAGCCAAAGAGGCTCGAAAAGAGAAGAAGTTCCTGGAGAAGAAGGTGGCTCTGagcagacagagaaagagagactcCAG AAAAGAGGACGACAGGAAGAAAAGTGACACTGAGGGTGATTCAGCGAACAAAGAT GTGAAGTCGGTGAGTCTGAAGTCAGGACGACGGCTGTCTGATCTGGAAGAGCAGCGTAAGAAGAAGGCAGATGGTGAGGAGAAACTCCCTGACAAAAACCGTGTTCACTCCTTCATCCTGGACCTGGAGCTGGGAACGGAGGAACGTCAGAGGACGGTCGGGAAAGCAGTTCGGAAAGACTCGCACTCCAAAGAAAAGGAGCGCAAGGATAAGGAGAAGGAAAAAGAGCGCAGCGGCGGCCCTGATGAGCGACTCAAGCACAAACTCAGGAAGACTGGAGACGCCGCTGGAGACACTGAGAAAGATGGAGGGGCTGCGAGAGGAGGAGCAGCTGATGAGAAGAAGGGGGCAAAGGTCAAGCCGGACAGGAAAAGTTCTGTGTCATCCCGAGAAATCAAGACGGAAGCTGCGGATGAAGGGAACCTAAAGAAAGGAAAGACGGCCGTGGGTGAGAAGGAGAAATCAAAGGTGAGCGGCAAAAGCCTCCGGCGTCTGGACTCCACCGGCTCTTCAGAGGAGAGGTCAGAGGTCGAGACAGGTTCGGAGGTCAGCCGGAAGAAAGACAAGCACCCTAAAGAGATTCTGAAGAGGTCAAAGAGCCATCCAGAGGCTAAACCGGGAGAGAAGCTCAAGGTGAGGTCGGACAGGAAGGATTCATCCGCAGACAAGACTCAACCGCAGAAATCCATCTCGGAAAATGAGAGCGACGTCCGAAAGGTGGAGGCAGGGCCGAAGGTCAAGTCCCTATCTGAGAAACACAAGTCTAAATCCCAGAATCCTGCTGCAGGCAAATCGGACAAAAAAAGTGAAACCAAGACTAAAGCAGGAAGCACAGAACAGAAGAAAGAGGAAAGGAAAACGTCGGAGGAGAAAGCAAAGGTTGCAAAGAAAACAACTGAGAAAAAGGTGCCAAAAGATTCCGAGAGGAAGTCAGGAGATAAGGAGAGTTCTGCCGCACTGGAACCCACAGCCGTCTCCAGTACCACACCTCTACCGGACGACCCTTACGGCGCCCTGAGCGACGTCACTCCCGAATCAGAGGACGAGGATGCGGTGGTCAAAGAGCCCCGCCCACTATCAGCAGAAGCCGACGCCCTCTTGAGCCTGATGGACGTCTGCACCTCCGCCTCGGAGCTGGCAGCCCGGCGGGAAACAGAGGCCGACATGAAGATGAAGGAAGCGGCGCTTACACTGCTCTCCATGGATCCGGATATCGCACGCTCCTCGGATCTCATATCAGATTCTCAGGTTGCCATGGAGACGCTCCCTACAGGCACAGGAAGTGCGTTGTATTACCCTGTGACTGAGACGAACAGTGAGTCCGCCAGCGGCTCCTCGTCCCAGGATGCAG CTGCATCTGTCGCCACAGTGGAACCCATGGAGACGGAGCCTCTCGGTTtgcaggaagtgacatcagag GCTGGTGATGAAAGAGACAAAGAGAAAGACTCACAAATGCTTACAGCAGATGCAACTAAATCCACATTGACGGTCACTGCAGATGCAGCTGAGCCAACGCAGACCCTCACTGCAGACATTAATGAGTCCACGCAGACCCTCACTGCAGACGCAGCCCAGCCAACGCAGACCCTCACTGCAGACATTGAGTCCACGCAGACCCTCACTGCAGATGCAGCTGAGCCAACGCAGACCCTCACTGCAGACGCAGCTGAGCCAACGCAGACCCTAACTGCAGACGCAGCTGAGCCAACGCAGACCCTCACTGCAGACGTTAATGAGTCTACGCAGACACTCACTGCAGACGCAGCTGAGCCAGTGCAGACCCTCACTGCAGACGTTAATGAGTCCACGCAGACACTCGCTGCAGACGCAGCCGAGTTAATGCAGACCCTCACTGCAGATGCAGCTGAATCCACACTGACAGTCCCTGCAGACGCAGCTGAGCCAACGCAGACCCTCATTGCAGACGCAGATGAGCCAGTGCAGACCCACACTGCAGACACATTCGAGTCCATGCAGGCCCTCACTGCAGGCTCTTCTGAATCCACATTGACAGTCACTGCAGGCGCAGCCGAGCCAGCGCAGACCCTCACTGCAGAAGCTGCTGAATCCACATTGACAGTCACTGCAGAAGCAGCTGAGCCAGCGCAGACCCTCAATGCAGACCCAGCTGATCCAGAGCAGACCCTCACTGCAGGTGCAGCATTGTCAGTGCAGACTTTTGCTGCAGATGCTGCTGAGCCCCTGCAGACCATCATTACAGACACTCCTGAGACAGTACAAACCCTCAGTGCAGACATGGCTGAGTCATCTGCGCAGGCCCTCACTGAAGACGCAGCTGAATCAACGACAACAGTCCCTGCAGATGCAGCTGAGCCTGCGCAGCCCCTCACTGCAGACACAAAGGCGACAGAGACAGATGAGCCTGTGCAGACCTTAATGGAATACACTGCAGAACTTGTGTCACCAGTCTCTATAGACGCAGCAGAGCCTGCACAGACCCACAGTGCATACACAGCAGAGCCTGCTCAGATGCTTACATCAGACGCAGCTGAGGCCGCACAGACCCTCGCCACAGATACAGTGGAGCCTGCGCAGACCCTCGCTGCAGACACAAAAGAGACTGATGCAGATGAGCCTATGCAGACTCATACAGTAGACACAGTTGAGTCTGCGCAGACAGTCACCACAGATGCAGCTGAGCCTGCGCAGACCCTCGTTGCAGATACAGTGGAGCCTGTGCAGACCCGCTCTGCAGACACAAAAGAGACTGATGCAGATGAGCCTATGCAGACTCATACGGTAGACACAGTTGAGCCTGTGCAGACAGTCACCACAGATGCAGCTGAGCCTGCGCAGACCCTTGTTGCAGATACAGTGGAGCCTGTGCAGACCCGCTCTGCAGACACAAAAGGGACTGATGCCGATGAGCCCACGCAGACTCATGCAGTAGACACAGTTGAGCCTCTGCAGACAGTCACCACAGATGCAATTGAGCCTGCGCAGACCCTTGTTGCAGACACAAAAGAGACTGATGCAGATGAGTCCACGCAGAGTCATACGGTAGACACAGTTCAACCTGCGCAGACAGTCACCACAGATGCAGCTGAGCCTGCGCAGACGGACTCTACAGACACAG GCGGTGCGTCTGTCTCAGACGAGCAGGAACAGAAGTCGTCAGACGCCTCCGAGATG GTGGAGCAGACTGAGAGTGGCACACGGAGAGGACGATCATCTGCTCAGAGggcag CATATCAAACCCAAAACGATAATGAAAAAGAGCAAACATCTAATAAAGAG tgtggtgatgatgatgatgatgatgaagaggaggagAGATCTGGAGTGAGCAGGACTCCACGCAGAGGAAGATCCTCCAAAGCATCTGATGCTCCACAGAGAGAAACGCGTAAGAGTCGCAGTTGCACCCGCA GCTCTGCTTCACAACCGAAGGACGCGGAGCCAGCTGTAGAGGAGGAGCCAAAAGAG caGGGCCGAAGGAGTCGCCGCTCCGCTGCTCAGAGCAGAGACACTCCCACGG TGAAACCTGCACTGAAACGGAAGAGATCAGACGAGCTTCTCTGCTCACCAGCAGAGGTGAAGGAAGAACCAGAACAATCAGCCAAACACAGAAGAGATGAAG CAAATCCATCTGAAGATCAGGATGTGAGCAAAGCCAGCGATGAAGATGAGGAGAGGAAAGATGAGGAAGATGTGACT cgGAAACCTGCCCGCCGTGGACGACCCTCCAAAGCGTCCTCCGCCACTGATGACTCGG ATACAGGAGCATCAGAGAAAAGAGACGGAGAAAAGGAGGATGACGAAGAAGAGACCAAAACCCGAGCGACGACCCGCGCCGCGTCTCGTCTGGAGGCAGAGAA gaataAACCCAGCAAACCGTCCACTCGAGCTCTGAGTAAACTCAGCGGGAAAGAGGAAAACTCCCCGAACACacg atCGGTGAGAGGACGGAAGCGTGACACGAGTCCTCCGGTCTCTCGCACACGTGGAGGGCAGAAACCTGACGATCCACCTGCAAAAAGAACCAAACGATGA